A stretch of Branchiostoma lanceolatum isolate klBraLanc5 chromosome 14, klBraLanc5.hap2, whole genome shotgun sequence DNA encodes these proteins:
- the LOC136448470 gene encoding kelch repeat and BTB domain-containing protein 13-like has translation MAGHLTRQSYMSSSDEEPDMPKSSLVKTYDGSHLGLGRTDIWLCTGRQRFRTHKDLLAAESDYFRAMFESGMRECKQEEVDLEGFSGRVFELLLDFLYTGKLSVKKIMIEALLAHASFLQMRSVMEHIKYRLDTENCMEVLTYSEVYGVSDLEDSAYRFLKDHFKNGEEVLGKLKYEQQERFKGQLRRYLVGVGTHAVDVTSLYDDQYRLIQYFDEDKDTWVKLTALPSDCSTISSGIAVLNNKLYITGGQADFHKVISQFPAMQDKAFCYDPAADTWSEITPMHQQRKSFSLVALDGKLYAIGGRFGDYALQTVEVYNPRTDTWDFVSPLPYASSDHAATTCAGHIYVCVWHPPNTTDIYRYSPRTDRWEMKATLRRTHSYGHCMVSYRDVLYVIRNGPDADFLRCEIDCFNVTTNQWSSLKGHYINRRGCLFKSAIIGNTVYTVNKLMTLPYTIDDEQWVCQPSKAGFPRSGTTNCFTLCLPKKPRKEVSE, from the exons ATGGCCGGTCATCTGACCAGGCAGTCCTACATGAGCTCCAGTGACGAGGAGCCCGACATGCCCAAGTCGTCGCTGGTCAAAACGTACGACGGGAGTCACCTGGGGCTGGGGCGGACCGACATCTGGCTCTGCACGGGTCGGCAGCGGTTCCGGACCCACAAGGACCTGCTGGCCGCCGAGAGCGACTACTTCCGCGCCATGTTCGAGTCCGGGATGCGAGAGTGCAAGCAAGAGGAGGTGGATCTAGAAGGGTTTTCCGGAAGAGTGTTCGAGCTTCTCTTGGACTTCCTCTACACGGGGAAGCTGTCAGTGAAGAAGATTATGATAGAGGCGCTGCTGGCCCACGCCAGCTTTCTGCAGATGCGCTCGGTCATGGAACACATCAAGTACCGCCTGGACACTGAGAATTGCATGGAGGTCCTGACGTACTCGGAAGTGTACGGAGTGAGCGACCTGGAGGACAGCGCCTATCGTTTCCTGAAGGACCACTTTAAGAACGGAGAAGAAGTCTTGGGAAAGTTGAAGTACGAGCAACAGGAGAGGTTTAAGGGGCAGCTCAGGAGATACCTGGTCGGGGTAGGAACCCACGCAGTCGACGTAACGTCGTTGTACGATGACCAATACCGACTCATTCAGTACTTCGACGAGGACAAAGACACTTGGGTGAAGCTGACGGCTCTCCCGTCCGACTGTAGCACGATATCGAGCGGCATCGCTGTACTCAACAACAAACTGTACATAACAGGCGGACAGGCGGACTTCCATAAGGTCATCAGCCAGTTCCCTGCCATGCAGGACAAAGCGTTCTGCTACGACCCGGCCGCGGACACCTGGTCCGAGATCACGCCCATGCACCAGCAGAGGAAGTCGTTCTCGCTGGTGGCGCTGGACGGAAAGTTGTATGCCATCGGCGGGAGGTTCGGGGACTACGCCCTGCAGACCGTGGAGGTGTACAACCCGCGCACCGACACCTGGGACTTCGTCAGCCCGCTGCCGTACGCCTCCTCCGACCACGCCGCCACGACGTGCGCAGGGCACATCTACGTCTGCGTGTGGCACCCGCCCAACACCACGGACATCTACAG GTACAGTCCGAGGACAGACAGGTGGGAAATGAAGGCCACTCTGAGGAGGACGCACAGCTACGGGCACTGCATGGTGTCATACAG GGACGTGCTCTACGTCATCAGGAACGGGCCTGACGCTGACTTCCTGCGCTGCGAGATCGACTGCTTCAACGTCACGACCAACCAGTGGAGCTCTCTGAAGGGCCACTACATCAACCGGAGAGGCTGTCTCTTCAAGAGCGCCATCATAGGCAACACGGTCTACACGGTCAACAAACTCATGACTTTACCTTACACTATAGATGACGAGCAGTGGGTCTGTCAACCCTCAAAAGCCGGGTTTCCTCGCAGCGGAACAACCAACTGTTTCACGCTGTGTCTACCGAAGAAACCTCGTAAGGAGGTATCGGAGTGA
- the LOC136448457 gene encoding shiftless antiviral inhibitor of ribosomal frameshifting protein-like, translating to MAQPANAEIERAFYIAQECKRYTDLRAIDKIRAICREIKIKHNIANMEIQERPNGTLYFLIRGRATDVEIAIAILQRRLTQERRQASADLPEGVSALTVENLRRHDKELAERRQFGCAPCDSTWWKRVFQHKPVSRCNKCEVKYDPIPKDMEYGIGKFTCQHCGNTFTGWAQYNKPADCHNCNNVQVFPTEGSIGPRQSGPRLRTRNVHSCHSCDFGRLHPCPGYKKVLVPSTPHISTGSTVSTFLTQATDLEAEYRDAT from the exons ATGGCACAACCTGCAAATGCTGAGATTGAAAGG GCATTTTATATTGCCCAGGAATGTAAGAGATATACTGACCTTAGAGCAATTGACAAGATCCGAGCGATCTGTAGAGAAATCAAGATCAAGCACAACATCGCAAACATGGAGATTCAG GAGCGCCCAAATGGTACTCTGTACTTCCTCATTCGTGGTAGAGCAACCGATGTGGAAATTGCCATTGCCATTCTTCAGCGCCGACTGACCCAG GAGAGACGACAAGCGAGCGCAGACCTCCCCGAGGGAGTCTCAGCGCTGACCGTGGAGAACCTGAGGAGACACGACAAGGAGCTGGCGGAGCGGAGACAGTTCGGCTGTGCGCCGTGCGACAGCACGTGGTGGAAAAGGGTGTTCCAGCACAAGCCAGTGTCCAG GTGTAACAAGTGCGAAGTGAAGTATGATCCCATTCCCAAGGACATGGAGTACGGCATCGGCAAGTTTACCTGCCAGCACTGCGGCAACACCTTCACAGGATGGGCCCAGTACAACAAGCCTGCCGACTGCCACAACTGCAACAATGTACAG GTGTTTCCCACAGAAGGCAGTATTGGCCCCCGACAGTCTGGTCCCCGCTTGCGCACTCGGAACGTTCACTCCTGTCACTCGTGTGACTTTGGGCGACTGCACCCTTGTCCTGGTTACAAGAAG GTGTTGGTTCCCAGCACGCCCCACATCAGTACCGGCTCCACGGTCTCCACCTTCCTCACACAGGCCACCGATCTGGAGGCTGAGTACAGGGATGCTACATGA